The nucleotide sequence AATCCAAACGTGGCTCGAAACCACACCCGCGATCGACGACTGGTGCGCCCACCTCCAATCCGCCTACGCCACGCTCGGCGGAGATTCCGGACAACCTTTCGTGGGTTCGCTCCCCGACGGTTTTGCCTGGCGTCAGGAAACCGCGCCTTACGCGCACCCGGCCACCTGCAACCGCGGTAAATACCCGCTCTGCTCCAGTGTTTTCAGCGAAGACCCGGAGGAGACTCCGATCGTGCGCGCCTGGTTGACCGACCCGAAGACCGACGCCCGCATCATTCGCACCATGATCTACGTGTGGCTCATGATGGAACTCGATGCCGTCGACTACCTCGCCACCGTTTTCATCGACACCCCGGAAGCCCCGTTCGATCTGCATCACGACATGGCCCGGCACCTGTGGGACGAGTCACGCCACAGCCAATTCGGGTTCCGCCAGCTGCCCAAACACGGCATCGACCTGATGACCGTCGAACACTCCCTCGATCTCTACAACATCCTCGTAAACATGCCGCCGGCGGAACGCTACGCGATGATGACGATGGAGTTCGAAGCCGGCAGTTTCCCGACCAAGGCCCACATCATGGACCGGGTGCGCGAGCTCAATGATTTCGAAGCCGACACCCTGCTCGCCTTCGATCGCAACGATGAGCAAAACCATGTGCGCTACGGCCACCGGTGGCTGCCCGTGATCATGAAACTCTGCGGCGTGCACGAGCCCGTGGATGTCTTCGTCGCCGCCACCCAAAAACGCTTCGCCGAACTCGCTGAGATCCACGGCGGGAAGACCCCGCATTCCCTGTCTCCGGCCGATCGATTGACCGGGGCCAAGATCGCGGCCGCCGTGGTTTAGCACCCGTCTGCAATTTCGTCCTGTTTTCATAAGCCGATCTCGCCTGAGATCGGCTTTTTTTCGGTCCTAATTCTCCATAAATTACCGAACAACAGAAACTAACATTCTAATGAAATTTCATGATTATTAATGACTTGTGATTCCCGATTGATTGCAGACGGTCATTGACGCCCCGCCCGCTCCGTGGCCCCCGGCACCAGGCACAACCCCGATCCCGAACCCTCCGTATGCTTTCCGCCTCCCATCGATTTTTCCTCACTTTCTGGATCCTGATTCTCAGCGCCGGCGTCGCCTCCGCCAACGAATTGGTTTCTCTCGAAATGCGGGATTTAACCGCCGCTGAAATTGACGAACTCGTCCTGCCCAACGAAGAGCTGCCCGCCGACCATGCCGCCCCGCCGGCACCTTTGATGGGCGATGCAATTTCGCCGTCCGGACAGGCGTTTCGTCTGGGCGCGAACCTTTCGGGGCCGCAGCAACTCACGTTTTTTTCCTACCACGCGATCACAAACACTTGGGCCAAAGTTGGATCAATCGATCTACCGGCGGTCCCGGCGCGCTTGTCCCCGATACCACGCGGCTTTGTAGTTGGCTTCGAGGGCTCGGACAGGCGCGCCGCGATCGAGGTGGTGCAGGTGAAAAGTTCCCTCCCCGTGATCGATTGGGTCGTGATCGCAGGCTACCTGATCGCGATGCTCGGCGTGGGGTGGTATTGCTACAATCGGGAAAAACGCGGGGCCGGTTCGACCACGGACTACTTCCTCGCTGGCCGTGACGTGCCGTGGTGGGCCGCGGGACTGAGTCTCTACGCCACCGGCACCTCCGCGATCAGTTTCATCGCCATCCCGGCGCTGTCATTTTCCACCAACTGGCTTTATCTCGGCCAGCAATGCATCGGCGTCTTCGGACTGTTGTTCGTGGCCTACAAAATCATCCCGGTGCTCCGCCGCCTGAATCTCATTTCCATCTATCACTACCTGGAAATGCGGTTTCATCCGTCGATTCGGCTGATGAGCAGTGCGCTCGTGATTCTTTTCCAACTGGTGGGTCGCTTGAGCGTGGTGCTTTATCTGCCGGCCCTCGCCATCGCCAGCGTGACCGGCGCCAATGTCGTGGTCTGCATCGTGCTGATGGGCTTCGTCACCACACTCTACACGTTGGTCGGCGGCATGAAGGCCGTGATCTGGACCGACGTCATCCAAGTCTTCGTCATGATGGGCGGCGCCTTGTTCGCGGTGGGCTACATGATCAATGGCATCGACGGCGGCATCGGCGAAATGATCAACATCGCCAACGCCGAACAGAAGGCGCACCTGTTCGACTTCTCGTGGAATTTCACCACCCCGACCGTTTGGGCGCTGTTTCTGGTGATCCTCACCGATGTGCCCACGTGGCCCAAGGAACAGGTGATGATGCAGCGCGTGCTGGCGACGCGCAGCGACAAGGACGCCCGCTCGTCCGTGCTCACATTGGCGGCCGTGGTCATTCCCGGCAGTTTCTTGTTCTACGCGATCGGCACGGCCTTGTTCACGTTTTACAAAACGCATCCCGACCGCCTGAACCCCTTGATCGATACCGACGCGACCTTCCCGGTGTTTATCGCCGCAGAACTGCCCATCGGCATCACCGGACTCATTATTGCCGGTTTGTTTGCGGCCTCGATGTCCACGCTGTCCAGTGGACTGAACAGCGTTGCCACCCTGTCCTCCATTGATTTCTACGAACGTCTGGTGCCCAAGGCTTCCTCGAAAACCAGTCTGCGCCTCGCTTACGCGGTGACAATTCTATCCGGCGTCATCAGCACGGCGGTCGCGGTGCTCTTCACCTATTTTGACATCAAATCGATGTTCGACGCCATGCTGCAACTCACGGCCATCCTCGGCGGCGGTTTTGCCGGGACGTATGCGTTGGGTCTCTTTACCAAAAGAGCGAACTGGCAGGGGGCTTTGATCGGCACGGGCGCGAGTGTGGCGTGCGCCGTGCTACTGGCCCCGCTTATCAGTCCCATTCTTCTCAACCCCGCCTCGATCGCCACCTGCATGATCGTCGGCTACCTCGCATCGTGGTTCTTCCCTGCCCCGACCCAATCCCTCAAAGGACTTTCTGTTTTCACTCCCCGACAATCTCCGATCACTTCCCTGCCTCCTCATGAGTAAAATTTACCGCGCCGTCCTGGTTGGAACCGGGTCCATCTGCGAAGCCCACCTGCGGGCCGTCGAATCCACCGAAGGCCAAGTCGAACTCGTCGCTGCCGTCGATCTCGATCAAGACCGCGTCGATGCGTTCTGCAAACGCGCCAACGTGCCCGCCGCTTACACGGACTACACCAAAATGCTGCAGGAAGTCGGCCCCGACATCGTGTTGGTCGCCACTCCCCCCAGTCAGCACGCCGCCATGAGCATCGAAGCCATGGAAGCGGGCGCATGGGTGCTGTGCGAAAAACCGCTCTGCGGCTCGCTCGCCGAACTGGATCGCATTCGCGAAGCCGAACAACGCACCGGTTGCTACACCGCCTGCGTGTTCCAAATGCGTTTCGCTTCGTCCAATCTCCACCTCAAGCGCTTGATCGATGCCGGTCAGTTGGGCCGTCCTTTGGTGGGCGTCTGCAACACGCTGTGGTATCGCGACGCCGCCTACTACGCCGTGCCGTGGCGGGGGCGGTGGGAGACCGAACTCGGCGGTCCGACCATGGGACTCGGTATCCATGCCATGGATCACTTTCTCGATCTCTTCGGTGAATGGGAGGAAGTTCGCGCCATGGCCGGCACCCTCGATCGCGACATCGAAGTGGAGGATGTCTCCATGGCAATGGTGCGCTTTTCCAACGGTGCCTTCGGCTCGATCGTCAACAGCGCACTCAGCCCTCGGCAGGAAACCAATCTCCGCCTCGATTTCCAACGCGCCACCGTCGAACTCACTCACCTCTACGGCTACACCCGCGACAGCTGGAAAGTCACCCTCGCTCCGCCTGCCCAGGACGACTCGCTCCTGCAAGCGTGGCAAAGCTACCCGCCCGATGTGGGTTCCACGCACGGTGCCCAGCTGACCGCTTTTGTGAAAAACATGGAACGAGGCGAGTGCCCCCACACTTCGGGGATCGAGGCCCGCCGCACCATCGAGTTGCTCACCGCCATCTACAAGTCGGCCTTCACCAACCGTCCCGTGTTGCGCGGCTCGATCGAGCCCGGCGATCCCTATTACACCCAGTTGCACGGTGGCGGAAAACCGTATTCCGCCTCCCCAAATACGTAGGCGGTCCCGCCACCGCCATCGTCCGTGCCCGTCGCGCTGTGAGCATGCTTCATCTGGCCAACGCAGAGCTGCGGGTCGACCTGCTTGATCCCACCACGGAGGCCGCTCGTCTCGGGCCCCGCTTCTGTGGCGGAGGTTACATCTGGCAAATCCATGACCTCCGGGTCGGACCGCTGTTAAGTGGTCCCGAGGGGCCGGAATCCGCGCCGGATCCGTTCAACGGCCACGGTTTGCCCGAATCATTCCGCGACCGCACGCGCGACGGTCGGGCCTTGCTGTGGAACGAAGTCGGCGACGAAGGCCTCGCCCCCGGTGCCGGCCGACTCGGTCGCGACCCATCCGGCGTCGTGCTGACGGCACCACCGGTGTGGAACATCATGGCCGGCGAGAGCCACCTCGAGTTCCGCACCCGCCACGCTGCCGCCGGGCACGACTGCGAGGTCGTCCGTCGCATTGAACTCTCCGATCGTCGTGTGCGCAGCCACAGCACGCTGGTTAACCGGGCCTCCGCGCCGCTCTCACTGCAGTGGTTTGCGCATCCTTTCTTTGCCTTGGATGCCGAGCATCACATCGCGCTCTCCGTGCCCCCGACGACCACGTTGGCTGCGGACTCCGGCTTCACTCTGGCGGCGGGAGTCATCACGCCTGCCCGCCGCTACGACGGTCAGTTCGACGGCGCATTCACCTTGCTCGGATGGCCGACCGGCACGCCGCTGGATGTGCGTCTCTCGCATCCTCGCCTGCGTGACGGTATTCGGTTTACCACCACATTCGCTCCCGCGGAGTGCCCACTGTGGATGAATGGTTTCACGTGTTCGATTGAACCCTATCAAACCCTCGATCTGGCTC is from Synoicihabitans lomoniglobus and encodes:
- a CDS encoding DUF455 family protein; this encodes MVASSSSSSGTSAPRPTSSGRMVAVQEMTRLQRRLFELERAFITTATSLVPRVGEPELKYLICQHVWESAGHARFIRERGRELSGFGQNDTVRPEIKRVYLEAAVAPDEACALAGFYRVLKPQLLAAYRHYLEATHLLADWPSRRLVEEFILDEERHAQEIQTWLETTPAIDDWCAHLQSAYATLGGDSGQPFVGSLPDGFAWRQETAPYAHPATCNRGKYPLCSSVFSEDPEETPIVRAWLTDPKTDARIIRTMIYVWLMMELDAVDYLATVFIDTPEAPFDLHHDMARHLWDESRHSQFGFRQLPKHGIDLMTVEHSLDLYNILVNMPPAERYAMMTMEFEAGSFPTKAHIMDRVRELNDFEADTLLAFDRNDEQNHVRYGHRWLPVIMKLCGVHEPVDVFVAATQKRFAELAEIHGGKTPHSLSPADRLTGAKIAAAVV
- a CDS encoding sodium:solute symporter, producing MLSASHRFFLTFWILILSAGVASANELVSLEMRDLTAAEIDELVLPNEELPADHAAPPAPLMGDAISPSGQAFRLGANLSGPQQLTFFSYHAITNTWAKVGSIDLPAVPARLSPIPRGFVVGFEGSDRRAAIEVVQVKSSLPVIDWVVIAGYLIAMLGVGWYCYNREKRGAGSTTDYFLAGRDVPWWAAGLSLYATGTSAISFIAIPALSFSTNWLYLGQQCIGVFGLLFVAYKIIPVLRRLNLISIYHYLEMRFHPSIRLMSSALVILFQLVGRLSVVLYLPALAIASVTGANVVVCIVLMGFVTTLYTLVGGMKAVIWTDVIQVFVMMGGALFAVGYMINGIDGGIGEMINIANAEQKAHLFDFSWNFTTPTVWALFLVILTDVPTWPKEQVMMQRVLATRSDKDARSSVLTLAAVVIPGSFLFYAIGTALFTFYKTHPDRLNPLIDTDATFPVFIAAELPIGITGLIIAGLFAASMSTLSSGLNSVATLSSIDFYERLVPKASSKTSLRLAYAVTILSGVISTAVAVLFTYFDIKSMFDAMLQLTAILGGGFAGTYALGLFTKRANWQGALIGTGASVACAVLLAPLISPILLNPASIATCMIVGYLASWFFPAPTQSLKGLSVFTPRQSPITSLPPHE
- a CDS encoding Gfo/Idh/MocA family protein, giving the protein MSKIYRAVLVGTGSICEAHLRAVESTEGQVELVAAVDLDQDRVDAFCKRANVPAAYTDYTKMLQEVGPDIVLVATPPSQHAAMSIEAMEAGAWVLCEKPLCGSLAELDRIREAEQRTGCYTACVFQMRFASSNLHLKRLIDAGQLGRPLVGVCNTLWYRDAAYYAVPWRGRWETELGGPTMGLGIHAMDHFLDLFGEWEEVRAMAGTLDRDIEVEDVSMAMVRFSNGAFGSIVNSALSPRQETNLRLDFQRATVELTHLYGYTRDSWKVTLAPPAQDDSLLQAWQSYPPDVGSTHGAQLTAFVKNMERGECPHTSGIEARRTIELLTAIYKSAFTNRPVLRGSIEPGDPYYTQLHGGGKPYSASPNT